A window of the Nisaea acidiphila genome harbors these coding sequences:
- a CDS encoding gamma-glutamyltransferase family protein: MFTTRPEIRGTFGVVASTHWLASSAGMAILERGGNAFDAAVAAGFVLQIVEPHLNGPGGDLPLIMHSAKENRTRVICGQGPAPQNATIPAIRDLGLDLIPGSGLLAAVTPGAFDAWMLMLRDHGTMGLAQILEYAIGYARNGYPVVPKITDTVETVRDLFLNEWKTSAAIYLKDGKAPVPGGMFSNPKLADTYERIVREAEAGGGSREAQIDRARDIWYRGWIAETIDRFCRDAYMDATGRRHKGLLTGDDLSGWSATYEAPLSYDYGRYTVMKPGAWSQGPVLLQQLSLLKSMGLADMDPTGPDFVHAVTETSKLSYADREAYYGDPNFVDVPMETLLSDAYAESRRALVGKEASDAFVAGTIEGYSNNIAFTLEPHAADISGAGLGVGEPTVGKMGEAKGDTVHIDIIDRDGNMVSATPSGGWLQSSPIIPELGFCLGNRAQMFWLEEGSPSTLAPGKRPRTTLSPCFALRDGEAYMPFGTPGGDQQDQWSLLLFLHHAEHGMNLQEAIDCPAFHNEHFPSSFWPRGRIDKRLVVEGRFPEETVKELRRRGHDVEVGEDWSEGRLTAAAKDGEMLRAAANPRGMQGYAVGR, encoded by the coding sequence ATGTTTACGACCAGACCGGAAATCCGCGGCACCTTCGGTGTCGTCGCCTCGACCCATTGGCTCGCCTCCTCGGCGGGCATGGCCATCCTTGAGCGCGGCGGCAACGCCTTCGACGCGGCCGTCGCGGCAGGTTTCGTGCTGCAGATCGTCGAGCCGCACCTGAACGGCCCGGGCGGCGACCTGCCGCTGATCATGCACAGCGCGAAGGAAAACCGGACGCGGGTGATCTGCGGCCAGGGCCCGGCGCCGCAAAACGCGACTATCCCGGCGATCCGCGATCTCGGCCTCGATCTCATTCCCGGCAGCGGCCTGCTCGCCGCAGTAACGCCCGGCGCGTTCGACGCCTGGATGCTGATGCTGCGCGATCACGGCACGATGGGCCTCGCCCAGATCCTCGAATATGCCATCGGCTACGCGCGCAACGGCTACCCTGTGGTACCGAAAATCACGGACACGGTGGAGACCGTGCGCGACCTCTTCCTGAACGAGTGGAAGACCTCGGCCGCGATCTATCTGAAAGATGGAAAGGCGCCGGTTCCGGGCGGCATGTTTTCCAACCCGAAGCTGGCCGACACCTATGAGCGCATCGTGCGCGAAGCGGAAGCCGGCGGCGGAAGCCGCGAGGCGCAGATCGACCGCGCCCGCGACATCTGGTACCGCGGCTGGATCGCCGAGACGATCGACCGTTTCTGCCGCGATGCCTACATGGACGCCACCGGGCGCCGCCACAAAGGCCTGCTGACCGGCGACGACCTTTCCGGCTGGTCGGCCACCTACGAGGCCCCGCTCAGCTACGATTATGGCCGCTACACGGTGATGAAACCGGGCGCCTGGAGCCAGGGCCCTGTACTGCTGCAACAGCTGTCCCTGCTGAAGTCCATGGGCCTTGCCGATATGGACCCGACCGGTCCGGATTTCGTCCATGCCGTGACCGAGACGTCCAAGCTCTCTTATGCCGACCGCGAGGCCTATTACGGCGATCCGAATTTCGTCGACGTGCCGATGGAGACGCTGCTGAGCGACGCCTATGCCGAGAGCCGGCGGGCACTGGTCGGCAAGGAAGCCTCCGATGCCTTCGTCGCCGGCACGATCGAGGGCTACAGCAACAACATCGCCTTCACGCTGGAGCCGCATGCGGCGGACATTTCCGGCGCCGGCCTCGGCGTCGGCGAGCCGACCGTCGGCAAGATGGGCGAGGCCAAGGGCGACACCGTTCATATCGATATCATTGATCGCGACGGCAACATGGTCTCGGCGACGCCGAGCGGCGGCTGGCTGCAGAGCTCGCCGATCATCCCGGAACTCGGCTTCTGCCTCGGCAACCGGGCGCAGATGTTCTGGCTCGAGGAGGGCTCGCCCTCCACGCTCGCACCGGGCAAGCGTCCGCGCACCACGCTCTCGCCCTGCTTCGCGCTACGCGACGGCGAGGCCTACATGCCGTTCGGCACGCCGGGGGGCGACCAGCAGGACCAGTGGTCCCTGCTGCTTTTCCTGCACCATGCGGAGCACGGCATGAACCTGCAGGAGGCGATCGACTGCCCGGCCTTCCACAACGAGCATTTCCCGAGCTCCTTCTGGCCGCGCGGCCGGATCGATAAGCGACTGGTGGTCGAAGGAAGGTTCCCGGAAGAGACCGTCAAGGAACTGCGCCGCCGCGGCCACGATGTCGAGGTCGGCGAGGACTGGTCGGAAGGCCGCCTTACGGCCGCCGCCAAGGACGGCGAGATGCTGCGCGCCGCTGCAAATCCGCGCGGCATGCAAGGCTACGCGGTCGGACGCTGA
- a CDS encoding aspartate dehydrogenase, which yields MSEKLKVGIGGLGAIGLTLARAIADGTLPDLTLGAVSARDAEKAKGNLAAIGAEAPIVPLESLAETCDIVVECAPASVFETIARPAIETGRIFVPVSIGALLNHMDLVDRAKDTGARLVLPTGALIGLDAVRAAAEGEIESVTLETRKPPLGLAGAPYLVENDISVERLNEAKKVFEGNAREAAKGFPANVNVAAALSLAGVGPERTSVEIWADPDVTRNTHTIRVEADSARFTMTIENIPTEENPKTGKITALSVIATLRRLTAPLTAGT from the coding sequence ATGAGCGAGAAGCTGAAAGTTGGAATTGGCGGCCTTGGTGCCATCGGACTCACGCTTGCACGCGCGATCGCCGACGGCACTTTGCCGGATCTAACACTCGGAGCTGTTTCCGCCAGAGATGCCGAGAAAGCCAAAGGCAATCTCGCTGCCATCGGCGCCGAAGCACCGATCGTGCCGCTGGAGAGTCTCGCCGAGACCTGCGACATCGTCGTGGAATGCGCGCCCGCCTCGGTGTTCGAGACCATCGCCCGCCCGGCGATCGAAACCGGCCGGATATTTGTGCCGGTCAGCATCGGCGCCCTGCTGAACCACATGGATCTGGTCGACCGCGCGAAGGATACAGGCGCGCGTCTCGTGCTTCCGACGGGCGCACTGATCGGCCTCGATGCGGTACGCGCCGCCGCCGAAGGCGAAATCGAGTCGGTGACGCTGGAGACCCGCAAGCCGCCGCTTGGCCTCGCCGGTGCTCCCTATCTGGTCGAGAACGATATTTCCGTCGAGCGGCTCAACGAGGCCAAGAAAGTTTTCGAGGGCAATGCCCGCGAAGCCGCCAAAGGCTTTCCGGCCAATGTAAACGTCGCCGCCGCTCTCAGCCTCGCAGGCGTTGGCCCGGAACGCACCAGCGTCGAGATCTGGGCCGACCCGGACGTGACACGGAACACTCACACGATCAGGGTCGAGGCGGACAGCGCACGTTTCACGATGACGATCGAGAATATTCCGACGGAGGAAAATCCGAAAACGGGGAAGATCACCGCGCTTAGCGTGATTGCCACCCTCCGGCGACTTACAGCACCGCTGACCGCGGGCACCTGA
- a CDS encoding tripartite tricarboxylate transporter substrate-binding protein encodes MRRFRFLLSLVLAGAAIFARADTVRAQELSCITVSIIVPAAVESGSDLVARAIAEGASKVGTTTYRVRNRPRGIARELIESAAPNGCTLLLDTQIRVAFEILKGDREAWRALTPVALLTRTPMAIALSSGGPAKPAPKGEEPETPSLAQIVSELRAKPESVSFALVDDPLEQLLFLQMEEALDVRFRIRSFPTGMARFREMLNGPAGLLSFVSLRAAEARMHEKQLHTLAVTGAAPSEDMPDIPTLGMHAGGLTLGVDHGIYGPAGLPAELVAAHANIFQKVMETRGVLSELHKEYGTESRLITADGFSRYLENLAADWKEMLQRQNNRGRLGQKS; translated from the coding sequence ATGCGACGGTTCAGGTTCTTATTGTCTCTGGTTCTGGCGGGAGCGGCGATTTTTGCGCGGGCCGATACTGTGCGCGCTCAGGAACTCTCCTGCATTACGGTATCGATTATCGTCCCCGCAGCGGTCGAATCCGGAAGCGATCTGGTGGCCCGGGCGATTGCGGAGGGTGCAAGCAAGGTCGGTACAACCACGTACCGGGTCCGCAATCGACCGCGCGGTATCGCGCGCGAACTGATAGAGAGTGCCGCTCCGAACGGATGCACCTTGTTGCTCGATACCCAGATTCGGGTGGCTTTCGAGATCTTGAAGGGTGATCGCGAAGCGTGGCGCGCGTTGACGCCTGTCGCTTTGCTGACCCGAACGCCGATGGCGATCGCTCTCTCGTCCGGTGGACCGGCGAAGCCGGCGCCGAAAGGCGAGGAGCCGGAGACCCCGAGCCTGGCGCAGATTGTCTCCGAGCTTCGCGCCAAGCCGGAGTCCGTCTCCTTCGCGCTGGTCGACGACCCCCTGGAGCAGTTGCTCTTCCTGCAGATGGAGGAGGCATTGGATGTCCGGTTCCGGATCCGAAGCTTTCCGACCGGAATGGCGCGTTTCAGGGAGATGCTGAATGGACCCGCCGGTCTTCTGTCCTTTGTCTCGCTGCGGGCCGCCGAGGCGCGCATGCACGAGAAACAGCTTCACACCCTTGCCGTAACGGGGGCCGCGCCGTCCGAGGACATGCCTGACATCCCGACTCTCGGGATGCACGCCGGAGGGCTGACGCTGGGCGTCGACCACGGCATTTACGGTCCCGCGGGGCTGCCGGCCGAACTGGTCGCGGCGCACGCAAACATTTTCCAGAAGGTAATGGAGACCCGCGGCGTGCTTTCGGAGCTACACAAGGAGTACGGCACTGAGTCGCGCCTGATCACCGCCGACGGCTTTTCCCGCTACCTGGAAAATCTCGCGGCTGATTGGAAGGAAATGTTGCAGCGCCAGAATAACCGGGGGCGACTTGGCCAGAAGAGCTGA
- a CDS encoding tripartite tricarboxylate transporter TctB family protein, with the protein MGRLNRDTLIALLLLVFCGVMFSASQDIEVTNYGTMPSHVWPQVVLAVLTVFSLGLLGQSVLKAEAPGAETAESAPGGIGKYRNAAIVYALFFLFLFTLDILGMLLGGVAFVFLALTLLGEPGLKRVPLHLLVAVATVGVMWSIFTFGLGVLLPDGEILQLN; encoded by the coding sequence GTGGGCCGGTTGAACCGAGATACGCTGATCGCGCTTCTGCTCCTGGTCTTTTGTGGCGTGATGTTCTCCGCCAGCCAGGACATCGAAGTGACCAATTACGGCACCATGCCGTCGCATGTCTGGCCGCAGGTGGTCCTGGCTGTCCTGACGGTTTTCAGCCTCGGTTTGCTCGGTCAGAGCGTTCTGAAAGCCGAAGCTCCCGGCGCTGAAACAGCGGAAAGCGCGCCCGGCGGGATCGGGAAGTATCGCAACGCCGCGATCGTTTATGCGCTGTTCTTCCTCTTCCTCTTCACCCTCGACATCCTCGGCATGTTGCTCGGCGGCGTCGCCTTCGTGTTCCTCGCGCTTACGCTGCTCGGCGAACCCGGCTTGAAAAGGGTCCCTCTGCATCTCCTCGTCGCGGTCGCGACGGTGGGTGTGATGTGGAGCATCTTCACTTTCGGTCTCGGCGTCCTTTTGCCGGACGGCGAAATCCTGCAGCTGAACTGA
- a CDS encoding flagellar basal body-associated FliL family protein, with the protein MKKLIIFVTLPLMLIVGAGMGAVMFGLIPGFDPLGKRRAAMNGAEMAPKEEPYLNKAPPPFAETTPNAVVFQLEEFVINLQTERRYPVFMLLSLALELKDPAAQARVASLEPRIRDAVIVYASRFTQDDLNGFDGINKIRDGLWVRLRDIIDKDDLLNVQVMKMTIK; encoded by the coding sequence GTGAAGAAGCTGATCATCTTCGTGACCCTGCCGCTGATGCTCATCGTCGGCGCCGGAATGGGGGCCGTGATGTTCGGGCTGATCCCGGGATTCGATCCACTTGGAAAGCGCCGGGCCGCGATGAATGGCGCCGAGATGGCACCGAAGGAAGAGCCCTATCTGAACAAGGCGCCTCCGCCTTTCGCCGAGACCACCCCCAACGCCGTCGTTTTCCAGCTCGAAGAATTCGTTATCAACCTGCAGACCGAGCGCCGTTACCCGGTTTTCATGCTGCTGAGTCTCGCGCTTGAGCTGAAGGACCCGGCCGCTCAGGCCCGGGTCGCAAGCCTGGAACCGCGCATCCGCGATGCGGTCATCGTCTATGCGAGCCGTTTCACGCAGGACGACCTGAACGGATTCGACGGCATCAACAAGATCCGGGACGGGCTCTGGGTCCGGTTGCGCGACATCATCGACAAGGATGACCTGCTGAACGTCCAGGTCATGAAGATGACGATCAAGTAG
- a CDS encoding tripartite tricarboxylate transporter permease has translation MLENILYAFSDVFAVGNLMLMTIGVTAGLIAGAIPGFTIAMAIVLTLPFTFGLSPVEGLATMIGVFVGGLSGGLMSGMLTGIPGTPSSIATTFDGFPMARGGKPGLALGLGVWSSFFGGLISAALLVTLAPSLAVIGLEFGPWDYFSLVLFALTITASLSGENLMKGMIAGALGLFIGTVGEDEVNGVARFTFGVDDLESGFSFLPVLIGLFAFSQLLSDIQDRVKARAALMDTRETDAKVRVEHLTAIRMIFARWTNLIRSSFIGVFTGVLPAAGGSISNILAYDQAKKASKTPERFGKGEPDGIIAPEASNNATAGGALITMMALGIPGDIVTAVMLGALLIHNVQPSPTFISDNPDLAYAIFIAFFLAHFIMIAMQSVTLKLFLLVTRIPMYVLASVILAYCAIGVFALNNIVYDIWVLFFFGIAGYVLRLLGFPLAPIILGVVLGHVAELNLSRALSIDSDLMLFVSRPWSLFFLVVAAFSVAFPWYQKLRGSQPWTLAYLPVLLACVSVPMFMMEGIVRPIIGVALLALSAYLLWRSAKNGWKVTPDGDHEVHLEET, from the coding sequence ATGCTTGAGAACATTCTGTACGCATTCTCCGATGTCTTCGCCGTCGGAAACCTGATGCTGATGACGATCGGGGTGACCGCGGGTCTGATCGCCGGCGCAATTCCGGGTTTCACCATCGCCATGGCGATCGTGCTCACGCTGCCGTTCACATTCGGACTGAGCCCGGTCGAGGGGCTGGCCACGATGATCGGCGTCTTTGTCGGCGGTCTCTCAGGCGGCCTGATGTCGGGCATGCTGACCGGCATACCCGGCACGCCGTCCTCGATCGCGACGACCTTTGACGGCTTCCCGATGGCCCGCGGCGGCAAGCCGGGGCTGGCGCTCGGGCTCGGGGTCTGGTCCTCCTTCTTCGGCGGCTTGATCAGCGCGGCGCTGCTGGTCACCCTGGCGCCGAGCCTCGCGGTCATCGGCCTCGAGTTCGGCCCGTGGGATTATTTCTCGCTGGTGCTGTTCGCGCTGACCATCACCGCGAGCCTTTCGGGCGAGAACCTGATGAAAGGCATGATCGCCGGCGCACTCGGCCTCTTCATCGGGACGGTCGGCGAGGACGAGGTGAACGGCGTCGCCCGCTTCACCTTCGGCGTCGACGATCTCGAATCGGGCTTTTCTTTCCTTCCGGTGCTGATCGGCCTCTTCGCTTTCAGCCAGCTGCTTTCCGACATTCAGGACCGGGTCAAGGCGCGCGCCGCGCTGATGGATACGCGCGAGACCGACGCGAAAGTCCGGGTCGAGCACCTGACGGCGATCCGGATGATCTTCGCGCGCTGGACCAACCTCATTCGCTCTTCCTTCATCGGCGTATTTACCGGTGTTCTTCCCGCCGCCGGCGGCTCGATCTCGAATATTCTTGCCTACGATCAGGCGAAGAAGGCTTCCAAGACCCCGGAGAGATTCGGCAAAGGCGAACCCGACGGGATCATCGCGCCGGAAGCCTCCAACAACGCGACGGCCGGCGGAGCGTTGATCACCATGATGGCTCTCGGCATTCCGGGCGACATCGTCACCGCGGTGATGCTCGGCGCTCTGCTGATCCACAACGTGCAGCCGAGCCCGACCTTCATCAGCGACAATCCGGATCTCGCCTACGCGATCTTCATCGCCTTCTTCCTGGCTCACTTCATCATGATCGCCATGCAATCGGTGACGCTGAAGCTGTTCCTGCTGGTGACACGGATCCCGATGTATGTGCTGGCCTCGGTGATCCTCGCCTATTGCGCCATCGGCGTCTTCGCGCTGAACAACATCGTCTACGATATCTGGGTGCTGTTCTTTTTCGGCATCGCGGGCTACGTGCTTCGACTGCTCGGCTTCCCGCTGGCGCCGATCATTCTCGGTGTCGTGCTCGGGCATGTGGCGGAGCTGAACCTTTCGCGGGCGCTCTCGATCGACAGCGATCTGATGCTGTTCGTCAGCCGTCCGTGGTCTTTGTTCTTCCTCGTGGTCGCGGCTTTCTCGGTAGCGTTCCCGTGGTACCAGAAGCTGCGCGGCTCGCAGCCTTGGACACTGGCCTATCTGCCGGTCCTGCTCGCCTGCGTGTCGGTGCCGATGTTCATGATGGAAGGCATCGTGCGCCCGATTATCGGTGTGGCGTTGCTCGCGCTTTCCGCCTATCTTCTGTGGCGAAGTGCGAAAAACGGATGGAAAGTGACGCCCGACGGCGACCACGAAGTCCATCTCGAAGAAACCTGA
- a CDS encoding Bug family tripartite tricarboxylate transporter substrate binding protein, with the protein MKIKTALLAAFATASVALSGAPGVQAADLSCRTAKLIVPWGAGGGTDVVFRQFVESVNEAGAKPKLQVVNIGGQGGNKGAKEARKAKPDGCTLFAIHQSALTSFFNGRVDFTWDAFEPVALLTRTPAIIGANSGVPFNNVKELVEAAKKAPGTVTAGGTLGSTSHFIFLLLEDAAGVKFKHVSYDGTRQRMTALLAKNIEIGEINLAAAKKYIQTNELKALGITTPERNPEISDVMTLKEQGYDLIYGTDRGVVLPKGASPEVIAHYAEVFKKAAEDPKVVEAMKAKGTSVNYLGPKDYTAYFEKTFADWKRIAIEVGLYKGS; encoded by the coding sequence ATGAAGATCAAGACAGCACTTCTCGCGGCCTTTGCGACCGCGTCTGTCGCTCTTTCCGGAGCGCCCGGCGTGCAGGCCGCCGATCTGTCCTGCCGCACCGCCAAGCTGATCGTTCCGTGGGGCGCCGGCGGCGGTACCGATGTCGTGTTCCGTCAGTTCGTGGAATCCGTGAACGAAGCCGGTGCGAAGCCGAAACTGCAGGTCGTGAACATCGGCGGCCAGGGCGGTAACAAGGGTGCCAAGGAAGCCCGCAAGGCGAAGCCGGACGGCTGCACGCTGTTCGCCATTCACCAGAGCGCGCTGACCAGTTTCTTCAACGGCCGCGTCGATTTCACCTGGGACGCGTTCGAGCCGGTCGCGCTTCTTACCCGGACCCCGGCCATCATCGGCGCGAACTCGGGTGTCCCGTTCAACAACGTCAAGGAACTGGTCGAAGCCGCAAAGAAGGCGCCGGGCACCGTGACCGCCGGCGGAACGCTGGGCTCCACCAGCCACTTCATCTTCCTGCTGCTGGAAGACGCTGCGGGTGTGAAGTTCAAGCACGTTTCCTATGACGGCACCCGCCAGCGGATGACCGCGCTTCTGGCGAAGAATATCGAGATCGGCGAAATCAACCTCGCCGCTGCCAAGAAGTATATTCAGACCAATGAGCTGAAGGCGCTGGGTATCACCACTCCGGAACGCAACCCGGAGATCTCGGACGTCATGACCCTGAAAGAGCAGGGCTATGACCTGATCTACGGTACGGACCGCGGTGTCGTTCTGCCGAAAGGCGCAAGCCCGGAAGTGATCGCGCACTATGCCGAGGTCTTCAAGAAGGCCGCCGAAGACCCGAAGGTCGTCGAGGCGATGAAAGCCAAAGGCACTTCGGTCAACTATCTCGGCCCGAAAGACTACACGGCCTATTTCGAGAAGACCTTCGCGGACTGGAAGCGGATCGCGATTGAGGTTGGACTTTACAAAGGCAGCTGA
- a CDS encoding lysophospholipid acyltransferase family protein, translating into MTAFRATLFNVLFYIFTPIIGLLALPAFLGPRSWVCWVRDAWCRGTLALLALTVGLRWRIEGTEHLPQGPCLVACKHQSAWETIALQLFCPDPAIVLKQELLKLPVVGWYFRKVGMVPIDRSAGAGALKLMVKAAEERAAEGRPVVIFPQGTRVAPGDERAYHPGVYALYRALGLPAVPIALNSGKFWAKDSFIKYPGTIDVRVLAPIPPGLDRKSFMSRLEAAIEEETARLEAAAST; encoded by the coding sequence ATGACGGCTTTCAGGGCGACGCTTTTCAACGTCCTCTTCTACATTTTCACCCCCATCATCGGCCTGCTGGCGCTTCCGGCTTTTCTCGGCCCGCGGAGCTGGGTCTGCTGGGTGCGCGATGCCTGGTGCCGCGGCACGCTGGCCCTGCTGGCGCTGACGGTCGGGTTGCGCTGGCGGATCGAAGGCACGGAGCACCTGCCGCAAGGCCCGTGTCTCGTCGCCTGCAAGCATCAGTCTGCCTGGGAAACCATCGCGCTGCAGCTCTTCTGCCCCGATCCGGCGATCGTATTGAAGCAGGAATTGCTGAAACTGCCGGTAGTCGGATGGTATTTCCGCAAGGTGGGCATGGTCCCGATCGATCGCTCCGCCGGCGCCGGAGCCCTGAAGCTGATGGTGAAAGCCGCGGAGGAGCGGGCGGCCGAGGGGCGCCCGGTGGTGATCTTCCCGCAAGGAACCCGCGTCGCGCCGGGCGATGAGAGAGCTTATCATCCGGGCGTCTACGCGCTTTATCGCGCACTTGGCCTGCCGGCCGTGCCGATTGCGCTCAATTCCGGGAAATTCTGGGCCAAGGACAGCTTCATAAAATATCCGGGAACGATCGATGTCCGTGTGCTGGCGCCGATCCCGCCGGGACTGGACCGCAAGAGCTTCATGAGCCGGCTCGAAGCGGCGATCGAGGAAGAGACCGCAAGACTGGAGGCGGCGGCCTCTACTTGA
- a CDS encoding DUF1217 domain-containing protein gives MSNASVALAILGGSASSSYSTTGVAAFAKYKADPEAARLAFYNRADVQKNISNFQESANEISSLDDLLEDRKALEFVLTAFGLESEIGNPGKLKAIFNSDKDDPNSYANRLADPRYAELASFFNVANEGVSKFSDATTQTEVIDKYLTNAFEIQIGNENPAAREALYFLRKINEVDSSLEVLGDIALRSIVTTALGLPAEIANQSVLKQEALLDAKLDFDKLNTLDRDEENASKTQLDQVNDDLAELKSGLAATTNASIELTSLQEQLEDLRIRLQDFDNVTDPGGVLASEIPVQEAAIPELIRQQGLIAAADQALADTDPKLTRLNEIFDAAADVEDQDELDSLKAEFADLVSEITAADGTIKSANYIDSTSGTTENLFVPAGDGGSGIDALPSSKVTTAVDSEGTAVVTSSYDLSTFLSDLDDANTAFQSVALGSLSSGIAAAESIFDDAESAFASAEIQNAVNGSSFTNSIDDVNFGYTLNSQELSQGVSAVDDALTRLADAASVLSEIRALAFEAQQDDADITELNTQYGAKYDELSALINEAGSASDGVSTYTFDNLLTSGTLIYEADANSGKSIDARGGTLNADILAALPTTLSAANANGIISDVDTTFTDALSELKDNLVTDRRVFDFAANIADPLGSIDAEIRQIRSDLDNIIEQAGESGDNLLEEFASDLKVTLGTLGTVITVDAQNDFKDNFESSLSSLQYLAVSGATAEDREELLNDALFSVGSTLSRIKAEQYTLNIQNTILEEQKSALTGTSGSAENLSFLKPLENTNYAIKFIEQYLIKVDLEAVGGSTSAGSSNAHLVSLFTNISGGGGLLNLTS, from the coding sequence ATGTCAAACGCATCGGTCGCACTGGCCATTCTTGGCGGAAGCGCCTCGTCGTCCTACTCGACGACCGGTGTCGCCGCATTCGCAAAATACAAGGCAGATCCCGAAGCTGCGCGCCTCGCGTTCTACAATCGCGCCGACGTCCAGAAAAACATTTCCAACTTTCAGGAATCCGCGAACGAGATTTCGTCGCTCGACGATCTGCTCGAGGACCGGAAGGCACTTGAGTTCGTTCTGACAGCTTTCGGTCTCGAGTCCGAGATCGGCAATCCGGGCAAGCTGAAGGCGATTTTCAACAGTGACAAGGACGATCCGAACTCCTACGCGAACCGGCTCGCGGATCCGCGTTACGCTGAACTCGCGTCCTTCTTCAATGTCGCGAACGAGGGCGTGTCGAAGTTCAGCGACGCGACAACGCAGACCGAGGTTATCGACAAGTATCTGACCAACGCGTTCGAGATCCAGATCGGCAACGAAAACCCGGCGGCCCGCGAAGCGCTCTACTTCTTGCGGAAGATAAACGAAGTCGACTCCTCTCTCGAGGTTCTCGGGGATATCGCGCTTCGCAGTATCGTCACTACGGCGCTCGGCCTGCCGGCCGAGATCGCCAATCAGTCCGTCCTGAAGCAGGAAGCGCTGCTGGATGCGAAGCTTGATTTTGACAAGCTGAACACGCTCGACCGTGACGAGGAGAATGCGAGCAAGACGCAGCTCGATCAGGTTAACGACGACCTTGCTGAATTGAAGTCAGGACTGGCTGCGACGACGAACGCGAGCATTGAGCTCACTTCCCTCCAGGAGCAACTGGAGGATTTGCGGATAAGGCTCCAGGATTTCGATAATGTCACCGATCCTGGCGGCGTTCTCGCGAGCGAGATACCCGTTCAGGAAGCCGCGATTCCAGAACTAATTCGTCAGCAAGGGCTGATCGCTGCCGCGGACCAGGCATTGGCGGATACGGATCCGAAACTTACACGTCTTAACGAGATCTTCGATGCTGCCGCCGACGTGGAAGACCAGGACGAACTGGATAGTCTGAAGGCTGAATTCGCAGATCTGGTCAGTGAGATCACTGCCGCAGACGGCACAATCAAGAGCGCGAATTATATAGACAGTACTTCAGGTACGACGGAGAACCTTTTTGTGCCGGCGGGCGATGGAGGGAGCGGTATCGATGCGCTTCCCTCGTCCAAGGTCACGACCGCGGTAGATTCGGAAGGCACTGCCGTCGTTACGTCATCTTACGATCTCTCCACTTTTCTGAGCGATCTTGACGATGCGAACACCGCGTTCCAGTCGGTTGCTCTGGGGTCGCTGTCGTCGGGCATTGCTGCCGCCGAGTCGATTTTTGATGATGCGGAGTCCGCGTTCGCTTCGGCAGAGATCCAGAACGCGGTCAACGGCTCAAGCTTCACCAACAGTATCGACGACGTGAATTTCGGGTACACCCTGAACTCACAAGAGCTGTCTCAGGGAGTTTCCGCCGTAGACGACGCTTTGACGCGGCTCGCCGATGCCGCCAGCGTGCTTTCCGAGATTCGGGCTCTCGCCTTCGAGGCGCAGCAGGACGATGCCGATATAACGGAACTGAATACCCAATATGGCGCCAAGTATGACGAGTTGAGCGCGCTAATCAATGAAGCGGGCTCTGCATCCGATGGCGTGAGTACCTATACATTCGATAACTTGCTCACGAGCGGTACGCTCATCTACGAGGCCGATGCCAATTCCGGCAAGAGTATCGATGCGCGCGGCGGCACGCTTAATGCCGATATTCTCGCGGCCTTGCCGACGACTCTTTCGGCCGCAAACGCTAACGGCATCATTTCGGACGTCGACACCACATTCACAGACGCCCTATCGGAACTTAAGGACAATCTGGTCACGGACCGGAGGGTGTTCGATTTTGCGGCGAACATCGCCGACCCGCTGGGCTCGATCGATGCGGAGATTCGGCAGATCCGCAGCGATCTGGATAATATCATCGAGCAGGCGGGCGAGAGCGGTGACAACCTGCTGGAAGAGTTCGCGAGCGACCTGAAGGTGACGCTGGGTACGCTTGGTACGGTGATTACCGTCGATGCTCAGAACGACTTCAAGGACAACTTCGAGAGTTCACTCAGTTCGTTGCAATATCTCGCCGTCAGCGGTGCGACTGCGGAGGACCGCGAGGAACTGCTGAACGATGCACTCTTCTCTGTGGGTTCCACGCTGAGCCGGATCAAGGCAGAGCAGTATACCCTGAACATTCAGAACACGATTCTGGAAGAGCAGAAGAGCGCATTGACCGGAACCAGCGGCTCGGCCGAGAATCTCAGCTTCCTGAAGCCGCTTGAGAACACCAATTACGCCATCAAGTTCATTGAGCAGTATCTGATCAAGGTCGATCTTGAGGCGGTCGGTGGCTCGACTTCGGCCGGATCGTCAAATGCTCACTTGGTGAGTCTGTTCACGAATATCAGCGGCGGCGGTGGATTGCTCAATCTGACCAGCTGA